The following are encoded in a window of Struthio camelus isolate bStrCam1 chromosome Z, bStrCam1.hap1, whole genome shotgun sequence genomic DNA:
- the LOC138064688 gene encoding metaxin-3-like isoform X3: MAAPMELSCWGGGWGLPSVHPESLTVMAYAKFSGAPLTVNAINNSWRAPKGEIPILISEDTAISQPAKILNYLRKQKYNADYELSAKQGADTLAYIALLEEKLLPALLHTFWVEAENYCSVTKPWFASRIPFPLSLFLPGKMSREALNRILLTRGGPPLYSLTEVEAQIYRDAKECLNLLSKRLGTSQFFFGNTPSTLDAFVFGFLAPVYKVCFPRGQLQEHLKQLPNLCRFCDDILSCYFRLTVSDPALIISLQMDDNLRKSPQHPPRKLTTLKLAAGGEESSPLNRLSP, encoded by the exons ATGGCGGCCCCCATGGAGCTGAGCTGCTGGGGCGGCGGCTGGGGGCTGCCGTCCGTGCACCCGGAGTCGCTCACCGTCATG GCTTACGCCAAATTTTCTGGCGCTCCGCTGACGGTGAATGCCATAAATAACTCCTGGAGAGCGCCAAAAG GAGAGATACCAATCTTGATATCGGAAGACACTGCTATTTCGCAGCCAGCGAAAATACTAAACTACTTAAGAAAGCAG aaATACAATGCTGATTATGAATTGTCTGCAAAACAAGGAGCTGATACCCTGGCGTATATTGCGCTACTTGAAGAGAAACTGCTTCCTGCTCTG CTGCACACGTTTTGGGTTGAGGCTGAAAACTACTGCAGTGTGACAAAGCCATGGTTTGCCTCAAGGATTCCCTTCCCGCTGAGTTTATTTCTGCCTGGAAAAATGTCCAGGGAAGCTCTCAACAGGATCTTGCTGACCAGGGGGGGTCCTCCACTCTACAGTCTCACTGAAGTGGAAGCACAG ATATACAGGGATGCCAAGGAATGCCTTAATCTCCTGTCGAAGAGATTGGGAACATCtcagtttttctttggaaatac GCCTTCTACCTTGGATGCCTTCGTGTTTGGTTTCCTTGCACCAGTTTATAAAGTGTGCTTCCCTAGAGGACAATTACAAGAGCATTTGAAACAGCTTCCCAATCTGTGTCGTTTCTGTGATGATATTTTAAGTTGCTACTTTAGGCTAACTGTCTCAG ATCCGGCTCTCATTATTTCTCTGCAGATGGACGACAACCTTCGTAAGAGTCCTCAGCATCCCCCTCGAAAGCTAACAACACTCAAGCTTGCTGCAGGTGGAGAAGAAAGCAGTCCATTGAATCGTTTGTCACCTTGA
- the LOC138064688 gene encoding metaxin-3-like isoform X1, with protein sequence MAAPMELSCWGGGWGLPSVHPESLTVMAYAKFSGAPLTVNAINNSWRAPKGEIPILISEDTAISQPAKILNYLRKQKYNADYELSAKQGADTLAYIALLEEKLLPALLHTFWVEAENYCSVTKPWFASRIPFPLSLFLPGKMSREALNRILLTRGGPPLYSLTEVEAQIYRDAKECLNLLSKRLGTSQFFFGNTPSTLDAFVFGFLAPVYKVCFPRGQLQEHLKQLPNLCRFCDDILSCYFRLTVSGHSPAGQDTVDANLQKLTQLVNKESNLIEKMDDNLRKSPQHPPRKLTTLKLAAGGEESSPLNRLSP encoded by the exons ATGGCGGCCCCCATGGAGCTGAGCTGCTGGGGCGGCGGCTGGGGGCTGCCGTCCGTGCACCCGGAGTCGCTCACCGTCATG GCTTACGCCAAATTTTCTGGCGCTCCGCTGACGGTGAATGCCATAAATAACTCCTGGAGAGCGCCAAAAG GAGAGATACCAATCTTGATATCGGAAGACACTGCTATTTCGCAGCCAGCGAAAATACTAAACTACTTAAGAAAGCAG aaATACAATGCTGATTATGAATTGTCTGCAAAACAAGGAGCTGATACCCTGGCGTATATTGCGCTACTTGAAGAGAAACTGCTTCCTGCTCTG CTGCACACGTTTTGGGTTGAGGCTGAAAACTACTGCAGTGTGACAAAGCCATGGTTTGCCTCAAGGATTCCCTTCCCGCTGAGTTTATTTCTGCCTGGAAAAATGTCCAGGGAAGCTCTCAACAGGATCTTGCTGACCAGGGGGGGTCCTCCACTCTACAGTCTCACTGAAGTGGAAGCACAG ATATACAGGGATGCCAAGGAATGCCTTAATCTCCTGTCGAAGAGATTGGGAACATCtcagtttttctttggaaatac GCCTTCTACCTTGGATGCCTTCGTGTTTGGTTTCCTTGCACCAGTTTATAAAGTGTGCTTCCCTAGAGGACAATTACAAGAGCATTTGAAACAGCTTCCCAATCTGTGTCGTTTCTGTGATGATATTTTAAGTTGCTACTTTAGGCTAACTGTCTCAG GCCATTCTCCAGCTGGACAGGATACAGTAGATGCTAATCTGCAGAAACTCACACAACTTGTAAATAAGGAATCCAACTTGATTGAAAAG ATGGACGACAACCTTCGTAAGAGTCCTCAGCATCCCCCTCGAAAGCTAACAACACTCAAGCTTGCTGCAGGTGGAGAAGAAAGCAGTCCATTGAATCGTTTGTCACCTTGA
- the LOC138064688 gene encoding metaxin-3-like isoform X2 yields MAAPMELSCWGGGWGLPSVHPESLTVMAYAKFSGAPLTVNAINNSWRAPKGEIPILISEDTAISQPAKILNYLRKQKYNADYELSAKQGADTLAYIALLEEKLLPALLHTFWVEAENYCSVTKPWFASRIPFPLSLFLPGKMSREALNRILLTRGGPPLYSLTEVEAQIYRDAKECLNLLSKRLGTSQFFFGNTPSTLDAFVFGFLAPVYKVCFPRGQLQEHLKQLPNLCRFCDDILSCYFRLTVSGHSPAGQDTVDANLQKLTQLVNKESNLIEKIRLSLFLCRWTTTFVRVLSIPLES; encoded by the exons ATGGCGGCCCCCATGGAGCTGAGCTGCTGGGGCGGCGGCTGGGGGCTGCCGTCCGTGCACCCGGAGTCGCTCACCGTCATG GCTTACGCCAAATTTTCTGGCGCTCCGCTGACGGTGAATGCCATAAATAACTCCTGGAGAGCGCCAAAAG GAGAGATACCAATCTTGATATCGGAAGACACTGCTATTTCGCAGCCAGCGAAAATACTAAACTACTTAAGAAAGCAG aaATACAATGCTGATTATGAATTGTCTGCAAAACAAGGAGCTGATACCCTGGCGTATATTGCGCTACTTGAAGAGAAACTGCTTCCTGCTCTG CTGCACACGTTTTGGGTTGAGGCTGAAAACTACTGCAGTGTGACAAAGCCATGGTTTGCCTCAAGGATTCCCTTCCCGCTGAGTTTATTTCTGCCTGGAAAAATGTCCAGGGAAGCTCTCAACAGGATCTTGCTGACCAGGGGGGGTCCTCCACTCTACAGTCTCACTGAAGTGGAAGCACAG ATATACAGGGATGCCAAGGAATGCCTTAATCTCCTGTCGAAGAGATTGGGAACATCtcagtttttctttggaaatac GCCTTCTACCTTGGATGCCTTCGTGTTTGGTTTCCTTGCACCAGTTTATAAAGTGTGCTTCCCTAGAGGACAATTACAAGAGCATTTGAAACAGCTTCCCAATCTGTGTCGTTTCTGTGATGATATTTTAAGTTGCTACTTTAGGCTAACTGTCTCAG GCCATTCTCCAGCTGGACAGGATACAGTAGATGCTAATCTGCAGAAACTCACACAACTTGTAAATAAGGAATCCAACTTGATTGAAAAG ATCCGGCTCTCATTATTTCTCTGCAGATGGACGACAACCTTCGTAAGAGTCCTCAGCATCCCCCTCGAAAGCTAA
- the LOC138064688 gene encoding metaxin-3-like isoform X4, with product MAAPMELSCWGGGWGLPSVHPESLTVMAYAKFSGAPLTVNAINNSWRAPKGEIPILISEDTAISQPAKILNYLRKQKYNADYELSAKQGADTLAYIALLEEKLLPALLHTFWVEAENYCSVTKPWFASRIPFPLSLFLPGKMSREALNRILLTRGGPPLYSLTEVEAQIYRDAKECLNLLSKRLGTSQFFFGNTPSTLDAFVFGFLAPVYKVCFPRGQLQEHLKQLPNLCRFCDDILSCYFRLTVSDGRQPS from the exons ATGGCGGCCCCCATGGAGCTGAGCTGCTGGGGCGGCGGCTGGGGGCTGCCGTCCGTGCACCCGGAGTCGCTCACCGTCATG GCTTACGCCAAATTTTCTGGCGCTCCGCTGACGGTGAATGCCATAAATAACTCCTGGAGAGCGCCAAAAG GAGAGATACCAATCTTGATATCGGAAGACACTGCTATTTCGCAGCCAGCGAAAATACTAAACTACTTAAGAAAGCAG aaATACAATGCTGATTATGAATTGTCTGCAAAACAAGGAGCTGATACCCTGGCGTATATTGCGCTACTTGAAGAGAAACTGCTTCCTGCTCTG CTGCACACGTTTTGGGTTGAGGCTGAAAACTACTGCAGTGTGACAAAGCCATGGTTTGCCTCAAGGATTCCCTTCCCGCTGAGTTTATTTCTGCCTGGAAAAATGTCCAGGGAAGCTCTCAACAGGATCTTGCTGACCAGGGGGGGTCCTCCACTCTACAGTCTCACTGAAGTGGAAGCACAG ATATACAGGGATGCCAAGGAATGCCTTAATCTCCTGTCGAAGAGATTGGGAACATCtcagtttttctttggaaatac GCCTTCTACCTTGGATGCCTTCGTGTTTGGTTTCCTTGCACCAGTTTATAAAGTGTGCTTCCCTAGAGGACAATTACAAGAGCATTTGAAACAGCTTCCCAATCTGTGTCGTTTCTGTGATGATATTTTAAGTTGCTACTTTAGGCTAACTGTCTCAG ATGGACGACAACCTTCGTAA